From Nematostella vectensis chromosome 14, jaNemVect1.1, whole genome shotgun sequence, a single genomic window includes:
- the LOC125559735 gene encoding FAS-associated death domain protein-like: MVSAPLNLVFISTTVQRNLVTQEIITSIAEEISIDWKDVGRRLKLKESILDNIEDEYRKTKEKSTQMLNKWKQLNAASATIQVLMVALKQAGRRDIAETLEEMTQVHASEQDEDVRTATTALEKLELSADGFSDRGKPLTTPEK; this comes from the exons ATGGTGTCTGCACCCCTTAATTTGGTGTTCA TAAGTACGACTGTGCAAAGAAACCTTGTCACTCAAGAGATAATCACCTCTATAGCGGAGGAAATAAGCATTGACTGGAAAGATGTTGGAAGAAGGTTAAAATTAAAGGAAAGTATACTTGACAATATAGAGGACGAGTACCGTAAGACAAAGGAGAAATCTACCCAAATGCTTAATAAATGGAAACAGCTAAATGCAGCATCTGCTACTATTCAAGTATTGATGGTTGCATTGAAGCAAGCAGGAAGGAGAGATATAGCAGAGACATTGGAAG AAATGACTCAAGTGCATGCCTCAGAGCAAGATGAAGATGTCCGTACAGCCACCACAGCATTAGAGAAATTGGAGCTATCAG CAGATGGTTTCAGTGACAGGGGAAAGCCTTTAACCACTCCTGAAAAGTGA